A DNA window from Halostella litorea contains the following coding sequences:
- a CDS encoding MFS transporter, producing MGRTYWRTVSLVTLWQVAASVCYYTVFAATPFFRDAFDLSRFTVGFVVTALTLGYAVWLLPVGALVDRFGEWRTLVVGLVGLSAGALMVAGAPTYALLLAAAFFLGSTYATAIPGTNKAVYDNIPAGRQNLAMGIKQVGVTAGSGVSSLLVTGLAAVLFWQAGFLVAAGLGLVVAVVFALAYRGVGDGGAAEYPDFRALARNRPYRVLVAAGFFLGAALFTTTGYTVLYVSESVGTSVAFGGVVLALVQLSGSVGRLVGGWLSDNLPGEPRTRIGAVLVVQAVAGAALFAVVGRAGSPWSAAVAFAALGFFVLGNTGVYYSYMATLVTAEEMGGATAGGQLALVGGSVVAPPAFGYLADAVGYRASWWLLGAGTAVAAGLLVYGVRIEPPVDEPAMQE from the coding sequence ATGGGTCGGACGTACTGGCGTACGGTCTCGCTCGTGACGCTGTGGCAGGTCGCGGCGAGCGTCTGTTACTACACCGTGTTTGCCGCCACCCCGTTCTTCCGGGACGCCTTCGACCTCTCGCGGTTCACCGTCGGCTTCGTCGTGACCGCGCTCACGCTTGGCTACGCGGTCTGGCTGCTGCCCGTCGGCGCGCTGGTCGACCGGTTCGGTGAGTGGCGTACGCTCGTGGTCGGTCTCGTCGGCCTCTCGGCCGGTGCTCTGATGGTCGCCGGCGCACCCACGTACGCTCTCCTGCTCGCGGCGGCGTTTTTCCTCGGGTCGACGTACGCGACGGCCATCCCCGGGACGAACAAGGCCGTCTACGACAACATCCCCGCGGGACGACAGAACCTCGCGATGGGGATCAAGCAGGTGGGCGTCACGGCCGGCAGCGGGGTCAGTTCGCTGCTCGTGACCGGCCTCGCGGCCGTCCTGTTCTGGCAGGCCGGCTTCCTCGTCGCCGCCGGCCTCGGCCTCGTCGTCGCCGTCGTCTTCGCGCTCGCCTACCGCGGCGTCGGCGACGGCGGCGCCGCGGAGTACCCCGACTTCCGGGCCCTGGCCCGGAACCGGCCGTACCGTGTGCTCGTCGCCGCGGGCTTTTTCCTCGGCGCGGCGCTGTTCACGACGACGGGGTACACCGTCCTCTACGTCTCCGAGTCGGTCGGTACTTCGGTCGCGTTCGGCGGCGTCGTCCTCGCGCTCGTACAGCTATCAGGCAGCGTCGGCCGCCTCGTCGGCGGGTGGCTGAGCGACAACCTGCCGGGCGAGCCTCGGACCAGGATCGGCGCGGTCCTGGTCGTCCAGGCCGTCGCCGGCGCAGCGCTGTTCGCCGTCGTGGGGCGCGCGGGGAGCCCGTGGAGCGCCGCCGTCGCGTTCGCCGCGCTGGGCTTCTTCGTCCTCGGGAACACCGGAGTGTACTACTCCTACATGGCGACGCTGGTGACGGCGGAGGAGATGGGCGGCGCGACCGCCGGCGGCCAGCTAGCGCTGGTCGGCGGCTCCGTCGTCGCCCCGCCGGCCTTCGGTTACCTCGCGGACGCCGTCGGCTACCGGGCGTCGTGGTGGCTGCTCGGGGCCGGCACCGCCGTCGCCGCCGGGCTGCTCGTCTACGGGGTCAGGATCGAACCGCCGGTCGACGAGCCCGCGATGCAGGAGTGA
- a CDS encoding lactate utilization protein: MSQQKSDYAADTDIDESLDELPDDETVEATAENLRDNGFDVVVVDSAEEALEAVQSQIPSGASVMNGHSTTLEEIGFAEYLSEGDHEWESLADEIWSIDDDAKRQAARRESQTADYFLGGINAIARTGELVAADRSGSRIGAYPFAASNVVIVSGVNKVVPTLSDALDRLESVAYPLENERAKEAYGVESAIAKQLIFRQELEDDRTTVVLVREQLGY, encoded by the coding sequence ATGTCACAGCAGAAATCCGACTACGCGGCCGACACCGACATCGACGAATCGCTCGACGAACTGCCCGACGACGAGACGGTCGAGGCGACCGCCGAAAACCTCCGGGACAACGGGTTCGACGTCGTCGTCGTCGACTCGGCCGAGGAGGCCCTGGAGGCGGTACAGTCGCAGATCCCGTCCGGCGCGTCGGTGATGAACGGCCACTCGACGACCCTTGAGGAGATCGGCTTCGCCGAGTACCTGAGCGAGGGCGACCACGAGTGGGAGAGCCTCGCCGACGAGATCTGGTCCATCGACGACGACGCAAAGCGCCAGGCCGCCCGTCGCGAGTCCCAGACGGCCGACTACTTCCTGGGCGGCATCAACGCGATCGCTCGGACGGGCGAACTCGTCGCGGCCGACCGCTCGGGCAGCCGGATCGGCGCGTACCCGTTCGCCGCGAGCAACGTCGTCATCGTCAGCGGCGTGAACAAGGTCGTGCCGACGCTTTCCGACGCGCTCGACCGCCTCGAATCCGTCGCGTACCCGCTCGAAAACGAGCGGGCGAAGGAGGCCTACGGCGTGGAGTCGGCGATCGCAAAGCAGCTCATCTTCCGGCAGGAACTCGAGGACGACCGCACGACCGTCGTGCTGGTCCGCGAGCAACTCGGCTACTGA
- a CDS encoding pyridoxamine 5'-phosphate oxidase family protein, which produces MRELSADEIDGVLTRNGVGVLALIDDGQPYAVPMSFGYDGSEMMFPMQWGTGYGGRKEQCVESNSNVCFTVYEQDPDDPGVWRSVVITGELHEIDEEKTQQAYASLAANAEFAPELGVWGVPFDEVELRLFGLSLGDCVGREFPTQTST; this is translated from the coding sequence GTGAGAGAACTCTCAGCCGACGAGATAGACGGAGTACTGACTCGGAACGGCGTCGGCGTGCTCGCGCTCATCGACGACGGACAGCCCTACGCCGTCCCGATGTCCTTTGGCTACGACGGGTCCGAGATGATGTTCCCGATGCAGTGGGGGACGGGATACGGCGGCCGAAAGGAGCAGTGCGTCGAGTCGAACTCGAACGTCTGTTTCACGGTTTACGAGCAGGACCCCGACGATCCGGGGGTCTGGCGCAGCGTCGTCATCACCGGCGAACTCCACGAGATAGACGAGGAGAAGACCCAGCAGGCCTACGCCAGTCTCGCGGCGAACGCCGAGTTCGCGCCGGAACTGGGCGTGTGGGGCGTCCCCTTCGACGAAGTCGAACTCCGCCTGTTCGGCCTCTCGCTCGGTGACTGCGTGGGCCGAGAGTTCCCGACTCAAACGTCCACGTAA
- a CDS encoding hydantoinase/oxoprolinase family protein, whose protein sequence is MESRDRLAVDIGGTFVDSIKFDRDTGEIDVEKASTTPDRPQDGVLNAIDKVDADLSGTEAFVHGTTLGLNAFLEREGARTGIITNEGFRDVFEIGRTNVERESMYDIRYEKPELIVPRRRRIGVPGRIDADGEVSEPLDEAALREAARELVDEHDVESIAVCFLHSYRNGEHEREAGEIIRDEVPEVSLSLSSEITGEYREYERTSTAVLDAYINPIFESYVDRLDGALRDDGFDGSFFITRSGGGTLTAENATTAPVHTILSGPAGGLIGASQVGSVTDRDNLIAVDMGGTSLDTCVIEDGAPAVEYDSTLGHMPMMIPVYDIRTIGAGGGSIAWHDGEFLKVGPKSAGADPGPICYGNGGTEPTVTDAAVALGYMDPSQFLGGDMDLNQTGAVDGIREKLADPLDMSVDEASRGVFDVTLANTVGAIREITVEKGLDPRDFTMVSYGGAGPLFVPLLAREIGAKEVLIPHAPSVFSAWGMLMADVVYDMAQTSITVLDELDFAEFDEEFADLETEGAEKLGEEGFGSDERTLERFVEMRYLGQEHTVEVDANDIDDLSELGERFEERHETRYGHTMDDPPEVVHLRVRAIGENDKPAIEPREPADDPAVEPVGTREAYCFAERETIPFDVYDREQLRPGHELDGPAIIQEPTTTIVYHSDQTAEIDEYGHILISEKGSE, encoded by the coding sequence ATGGAGTCGAGAGACCGCCTAGCAGTAGACATCGGTGGAACGTTCGTCGACTCGATCAAGTTCGATCGGGACACGGGCGAGATCGACGTGGAGAAGGCGTCGACGACGCCCGACCGGCCACAGGACGGCGTGCTCAACGCCATCGACAAGGTCGACGCCGACCTGAGCGGGACCGAGGCGTTCGTCCACGGGACGACGCTGGGGCTCAACGCGTTCCTCGAACGGGAGGGCGCACGGACAGGCATCATCACGAACGAGGGCTTCCGCGACGTCTTCGAGATCGGTCGGACGAACGTCGAACGCGAGTCGATGTACGACATCCGCTACGAGAAACCGGAACTCATCGTCCCCCGCCGGCGGCGGATCGGCGTCCCCGGCCGGATCGACGCCGACGGCGAGGTGTCGGAACCGCTCGACGAGGCGGCCCTCCGGGAGGCCGCACGCGAACTGGTCGACGAGCACGACGTCGAATCCATCGCGGTCTGTTTCCTGCACTCGTACCGGAACGGCGAACACGAACGCGAGGCCGGGGAGATCATCAGGGACGAGGTGCCGGAAGTCAGCCTGTCGCTGTCGAGCGAGATCACCGGCGAGTACCGCGAGTACGAGCGCACCAGCACCGCGGTGCTCGACGCCTACATCAACCCGATCTTCGAGTCCTACGTCGACCGGCTGGACGGCGCGCTGCGCGACGACGGCTTCGACGGCTCCTTCTTCATCACGCGCTCGGGCGGGGGGACGCTGACCGCAGAGAACGCCACGACGGCACCGGTCCATACGATCCTCTCAGGGCCGGCCGGCGGCCTCATCGGCGCCTCGCAGGTCGGCTCCGTCACCGACCGCGACAACCTGATCGCGGTCGACATGGGCGGGACCAGCCTCGACACCTGCGTCATCGAGGACGGCGCGCCGGCGGTCGAGTACGACTCCACGCTCGGCCACATGCCGATGATGATCCCGGTGTACGACATCCGGACGATCGGCGCGGGCGGCGGGTCGATCGCCTGGCACGACGGCGAGTTCCTGAAGGTCGGCCCGAAGAGCGCAGGGGCCGACCCGGGGCCGATCTGCTACGGCAACGGCGGCACCGAGCCGACCGTGACCGACGCCGCCGTCGCGCTGGGGTACATGGACCCGTCCCAGTTCCTGGGCGGCGACATGGACCTCAACCAAACGGGCGCGGTCGACGGCATCCGCGAGAAGCTTGCCGACCCCCTCGACATGTCCGTCGACGAGGCGTCCCGCGGCGTCTTCGACGTCACGCTCGCTAACACCGTCGGCGCGATCCGCGAGATCACCGTCGAGAAGGGGCTTGACCCGCGGGACTTCACGATGGTCTCCTACGGCGGCGCGGGGCCGCTGTTCGTCCCGCTGCTGGCCCGCGAGATCGGTGCCAAGGAGGTGCTGATCCCGCACGCCCCGTCGGTGTTCTCCGCCTGGGGCATGCTGATGGCCGACGTCGTCTACGACATGGCCCAGACGTCGATCACCGTCCTCGACGAACTCGACTTCGCCGAGTTCGACGAGGAGTTCGCCGACCTCGAAACCGAGGGGGCCGAGAAGCTCGGCGAGGAAGGGTTCGGCTCCGACGAGCGCACCCTCGAACGCTTCGTGGAGATGCGCTATCTCGGTCAGGAACACACCGTCGAGGTAGACGCGAACGACATCGACGACCTCTCGGAGCTCGGCGAGCGCTTCGAGGAGCGCCACGAGACGCGGTACGGCCACACGATGGACGACCCGCCGGAAGTCGTCCACCTCCGCGTCCGCGCCATCGGCGAGAACGACAAGCCGGCGATCGAGCCCCGGGAGCCGGCCGACGACCCCGCGGTCGAACCGGTCGGCACGCGCGAGGCGTACTGCTTCGCGGAGCGAGAGACGATACCGTTCGACGTGTACGACCGCGAGCAGCTACGCCCCGGCCACGAACTCGACGGCCCGGCGATCATCCAGGAGCCGACGACGACCATCGTCTACCACTCCGACCAGACCGCGGAGATAGACGAGTACGGCCACATCCTCATCAGCGAGAAGGGATCAGAATGA
- a CDS encoding hydantoinase B/oxoprolinase family protein codes for MSKTSTPGTGDAVDGATVEVIRNYLTSAATEMQRTLIRTAYNTIIYEILDFGISMYDADQRLIADSPGLSMFLGANDYGLRRTIEHLGEENLDPGDVVLCNYPYWSSTHTLDVLVFMPVFLDEELIGYTASRAHWLDLGAKDEGYVLDSTDMHQEGVIFPGTKVYKGGEPDEEILDIIRFNSRIPDKVLGDLNAQIAALRTGADRMRGLHEKYGTDTVESSIDSVIDHGEETAREAVADLPDGTWSAVGHADGITSDKDDLIRVEAEVTIDGEEFTVDLSGSSDQVDAPLNVPLGMSQTLAKLAFKSITTPKEDSNEGQYEPLTLEVPKGNLFNPEYPAPTFTLWTAFLAVDVIYEALAKAVPERVSASSGGDLCDIMLFGEDPETGRQFVEALNEGVGWGGNDARDGPNALMHIAESMVRNIPVEVFENKAPIEFDELSLRQDSGGPGKHRGGLGIQRDYRFTHPTGGLSIVQKTQTEGWGMDGGEPGAKNVVVLDLDDGWEDRVQVLVDNDELYDAADDDLKYAGMFRGSFEPGETISNRSGGGGGYGTPLERDPEAVREDVLDGYVSPEGARADYGVVVSEDGEIDREATAALREDRRS; via the coding sequence ATGAGCAAAACCAGCACGCCCGGCACCGGGGACGCGGTCGACGGCGCGACGGTCGAGGTGATCCGCAACTACCTCACCTCGGCGGCGACCGAGATGCAACGCACCCTCATCCGGACGGCGTACAACACGATCATCTACGAGATCCTCGATTTCGGGATCTCGATGTACGACGCCGACCAGCGGCTGATCGCCGACTCGCCCGGCCTCTCGATGTTCCTCGGGGCGAACGACTACGGCCTCCGCCGGACCATCGAACATCTCGGGGAGGAGAACCTCGACCCGGGCGACGTGGTCCTCTGTAACTACCCCTACTGGAGTTCGACGCACACCCTCGACGTGCTCGTGTTCATGCCGGTGTTCCTCGACGAGGAACTCATCGGCTACACGGCGAGTCGCGCTCACTGGCTGGACCTGGGTGCGAAAGACGAGGGGTACGTCCTCGACTCGACGGACATGCACCAGGAGGGCGTCATCTTCCCCGGAACCAAGGTGTACAAGGGTGGCGAACCCGACGAGGAGATACTCGACATCATCCGGTTCAACTCCCGCATCCCCGACAAGGTACTGGGTGACCTCAACGCCCAGATCGCCGCGTTGCGGACCGGGGCGGACCGGATGCGCGGGCTCCACGAGAAGTACGGAACCGACACCGTCGAGAGCAGCATCGACTCGGTCATCGACCACGGCGAGGAGACGGCCCGCGAGGCCGTCGCTGACCTGCCAGACGGCACCTGGAGCGCGGTCGGCCACGCCGACGGGATCACCTCCGACAAGGACGACCTGATCCGCGTCGAGGCCGAGGTGACGATAGACGGCGAGGAGTTCACGGTCGACCTCTCGGGGTCCTCGGACCAGGTCGACGCGCCGCTGAACGTCCCGCTGGGGATGAGCCAGACGCTGGCGAAACTCGCGTTCAAGAGCATCACGACGCCGAAGGAGGACTCGAACGAGGGGCAGTACGAGCCGCTCACCCTGGAGGTGCCGAAGGGCAACCTGTTCAACCCCGAGTACCCCGCCCCGACGTTCACGCTCTGGACGGCGTTCCTGGCCGTCGACGTCATCTACGAGGCGCTGGCGAAGGCCGTCCCCGAGCGCGTCTCGGCGAGTTCGGGGGGCGACCTCTGTGACATCATGCTCTTCGGCGAGGACCCCGAGACGGGACGCCAGTTCGTCGAGGCGCTCAACGAGGGTGTCGGCTGGGGCGGCAACGACGCCCGCGACGGCCCGAACGCCCTGATGCACATCGCCGAGTCGATGGTGCGGAACATCCCGGTCGAGGTCTTCGAGAACAAGGCCCCCATCGAGTTCGACGAACTGTCCCTGCGGCAGGACTCGGGCGGCCCGGGGAAACACCGCGGCGGCCTCGGCATCCAGCGCGACTACCGCTTCACCCATCCGACCGGCGGCCTCTCGATCGTCCAGAAGACCCAGACGGAGGGCTGGGGGATGGACGGCGGCGAACCCGGCGCGAAGAACGTCGTCGTCCTCGACCTCGACGACGGCTGGGAGGACCGCGTGCAGGTCCTCGTGGACAACGACGAGCTCTACGACGCGGCCGACGACGACCTGAAGTACGCCGGCATGTTTCGGGGCTCGTTCGAACCGGGCGAGACCATCTCGAACCGCTCGGGCGGCGGGGGCGGCTACGGGACCCCGCTGGAGCGCGACCCCGAGGCGGTCCGCGAGGACGTCCTCGACGGCTACGTCTCGCCCGAGGGCGCCCGCGCGGACTACGGCGTCGTCGTCTCCGAGGACGGCGAGATAGACCGCGAGGCGACGGCCGCGCTCCGCGAGGACCGCCGGAGCTGA
- a CDS encoding M24 family metallopeptidase: MTTTTFKDRLHRCQNALAEEDVDALVLFPSPNLLYLTGFDEEPGERHLLAFVTPDDFAIVAPQMYAEQIIEETYIDDVDAWSDGDDPMVAVRTVLDRLGVGGGEVLLDDRMFALFSLDVQNALPDASFGLASEVLDDLRVRKEEVELDALREAARISDEASEAVRAMGAEAVGMTEAELAEEIRAEVDALGGEGLPFEPIVGSGPKGAQPHYRHGDRTIRAGEPVILDFGTQFDGYPGDQTRTVVFDGDPPEEFEEIHAVVHDALDAAVDAVEPGVAAEEVDAAARSVIEDAGYGDRFLHRTGHGIGLEVHEEPYIVAGNETPLEPGMVHSIEPGIYLEGKYGARIEDIVVVTEDDCERLNHSPRTWEPL, from the coding sequence ATGACGACCACGACATTCAAAGACCGACTGCACCGTTGCCAGAACGCGCTCGCGGAGGAGGACGTCGACGCGCTCGTCCTCTTTCCCAGCCCGAACCTCCTCTATCTCACCGGGTTCGACGAGGAGCCCGGCGAGCGCCACCTGCTGGCGTTCGTGACCCCCGACGACTTCGCCATCGTCGCCCCGCAGATGTACGCCGAGCAGATCATCGAGGAGACGTACATCGACGACGTCGACGCCTGGAGCGACGGCGACGACCCGATGGTCGCCGTCCGGACCGTCCTCGACCGCCTCGGCGTCGGCGGCGGGGAGGTCCTCCTCGACGACCGGATGTTCGCGCTCTTCAGCCTCGACGTCCAGAACGCGCTGCCGGACGCGTCGTTCGGGCTGGCGAGCGAGGTGCTCGACGACCTGCGCGTCCGCAAGGAGGAAGTCGAACTCGACGCGCTCCGCGAGGCCGCCCGGATATCCGACGAGGCCTCGGAGGCCGTCCGCGCGATGGGGGCCGAGGCGGTCGGGATGACCGAGGCGGAACTCGCCGAGGAGATCCGGGCCGAGGTCGACGCCCTCGGCGGCGAGGGCCTCCCGTTCGAACCCATCGTCGGGTCGGGACCGAAGGGCGCACAGCCCCACTACCGACACGGCGACCGGACGATCCGGGCGGGCGAGCCGGTCATCCTCGACTTCGGGACGCAGTTCGACGGCTATCCCGGCGACCAGACCCGAACCGTCGTCTTCGACGGCGATCCGCCCGAGGAGTTCGAGGAGATCCACGCCGTCGTCCACGACGCGCTCGACGCCGCGGTCGACGCGGTCGAACCCGGCGTCGCTGCCGAGGAGGTGGACGCCGCGGCGCGCTCCGTCATCGAGGACGCCGGCTACGGCGACCGGTTCCTCCACCGCACGGGCCACGGCATCGGGCTGGAGGTCCACGAGGAGCCCTACATCGTGGCGGGCAACGAGACCCCCCTCGAACCGGGGATGGTCCACAGCATCGAGCCGGGCATCTACCTCGAGGGGAAGTACGGCGCGCGCATCGAGGACATCGTCGTCGTCACGGAGGACGACTGCGAGCGCCTGAACCACAGCCCGCGCACCTGGGAGCCGCTGTAA